The Nitrospira tepida genome includes a window with the following:
- a CDS encoding 4Fe-4S dicluster domain-containing protein — MALLITDECISCGACLPECPNEAIFETRSDAEAKGYHVGDGQGIGDSIYVITHERCTECVGHFDEPQCAAVCPVDNCCISDPAYPESKEVLLERAQRLNPDKEIHPDKVWSGVRG, encoded by the coding sequence ATGGCGTTATTGATCACCGATGAGTGCATTTCCTGCGGAGCCTGTTTGCCGGAATGTCCCAACGAAGCGATTTTTGAAACGCGCAGCGACGCCGAGGCGAAGGGGTATCACGTCGGGGACGGTCAGGGTATCGGGGACAGCATTTATGTCATCACTCACGAGCGCTGTACGGAGTGCGTCGGCCATTTCGACGAGCCGCAGTGCGCCGCGGTCTGCCCCGTCGACAATTGCTGCATCTCGGATCCGGCCTATCCGGAATCGAAAGAGGTGTTGTTGGAACGGGCGCAACGTCTCAATCCGGACAAAGAGATTCATCCCGACAAGGTCTGGAGCGGCGTGCGCGGCTAA
- a CDS encoding Rieske (2Fe-2S) protein, giving the protein MAEFVRVAGVSDVPMGSGRVFEVGDRSIAIFNVDGSFFATDNTCAHRGGPLGEGELEGEVVTCPWHSWEYNVRTGISLTTPSASVKTYDVQVDGEDVKVRL; this is encoded by the coding sequence ATGGCTGAGTTTGTCAGGGTCGCGGGCGTGAGCGATGTTCCGATGGGCAGCGGCCGCGTCTTCGAGGTCGGAGATCGCTCCATCGCGATTTTCAACGTCGATGGTTCGTTCTTCGCAACGGACAATACCTGCGCCCATCGCGGCGGTCCGCTCGGAGAAGGCGAGTTGGAGGGAGAAGTCGTGACCTGTCCCTGGCACAGTTGGGAATATAACGTCCGGACGGGCATCTCGCTCACGACGCCTTCTGCCTCCGTCAAGACATACGACGTGCAGGTCGATGGCGAGGATGTCAAGGTCCGGTTATAG
- the erpA gene encoding iron-sulfur cluster insertion protein ErpA, protein MITITPHAEQKIREFVQQEHAAVGLRIYVRGGGCHGYQYGMALESTVADDDTVIEQGDLTIIMDSQSAPLLQGAEVEYLDSVQGSGFSIKNPQAKTTCGCGSSFSA, encoded by the coding sequence ATGATCACCATCACGCCTCACGCGGAACAGAAAATCCGTGAGTTCGTGCAGCAAGAGCATGCAGCCGTCGGCCTGCGAATCTACGTACGCGGGGGAGGCTGTCACGGCTACCAATACGGCATGGCCCTCGAATCCACCGTCGCCGATGACGACACGGTCATCGAACAGGGCGACCTCACGATCATCATGGATTCCCAGAGCGCTCCCCTCCTTCAAGGAGCCGAGGTCGAATACTTGGACAGCGTGCAGGGCTCGGGATTCTCGATCAAGAACCCGCAAGCCAAGACAACCTGCGGCTGCGGCAGCTCGTTCAGTGCCTGA
- a CDS encoding rhodanese-like domain-containing protein, with amino-acid sequence MIPIITPRELNDRLDKGDKLVLLDVREPWEYNLAKIAGSQLIPLGTLPQSLAKLDRNAEIVVYCHHGMRSADAAGFLFQQGFARVKNLVGGIDAWSVQIDPAVPRYR; translated from the coding sequence ATGATTCCCATCATCACGCCGCGCGAACTGAACGATCGACTCGACAAGGGAGACAAGTTGGTTCTTCTCGATGTGCGGGAGCCCTGGGAATACAACCTCGCAAAAATCGCGGGCTCGCAGCTCATTCCGCTGGGAACGCTGCCGCAATCGCTCGCCAAGCTGGACCGGAACGCGGAGATCGTCGTGTATTGCCATCATGGGATGCGAAGCGCCGATGCCGCCGGCTTCCTCTTTCAGCAGGGATTTGCAAGGGTGAAAAACCTCGTCGGCGGGATCGACGCCTGGTCGGTGCAGATCGATCCCGCCGTGCCCCGGTACCGCTGA
- the nuoI gene encoding NADH-quinone oxidoreductase subunit NuoI produces the protein MGAVSHRRSSWTSRLVEWLKTLTFYEIALGMKATLTHLLRYRPVTIQYPHEKRLLPDNYRGMLALLRYDDGTEKCVGCDLCEAACPSRVITVVSAEVPGEPIKRYAKEYYMDMTRCLFCGMCVQACPVDALAMTREYEWSVYDKRHLFLNKEQLLAIGDRNFPIREKRLELQHPNVAFFNVAFPDSPPRDAAPLRTSGTG, from the coding sequence ATGGGCGCGGTCTCTCATCGGCGATCCAGTTGGACGTCGAGGCTCGTCGAGTGGTTGAAGACGCTCACGTTCTACGAAATCGCGCTCGGGATGAAAGCCACCCTGACGCATCTTCTGCGCTACCGCCCGGTCACGATTCAATATCCCCACGAGAAGCGCCTCCTGCCGGACAATTACCGCGGCATGCTCGCACTGCTGCGCTATGACGACGGCACGGAGAAATGCGTGGGCTGCGACCTCTGCGAAGCCGCGTGTCCCAGCCGCGTCATCACCGTCGTCAGCGCCGAAGTCCCCGGCGAACCGATCAAGCGGTACGCCAAGGAATATTACATGGACATGACCCGCTGCCTCTTCTGCGGGATGTGCGTCCAGGCCTGTCCGGTCGACGCGCTGGCCATGACGCGGGAATATGAATGGTCCGTCTACGACAAGCGGCACCTCTTTCTGAACAAGGAGCAGCTTCTGGCCATCGGCGACCGCAATTTTCCCATCCGAGAGAAACGGTTGGAGCTCCAACATCCCAACGTCGCCTTCTTCAACGTCGCGTTTCCCGACAGTCCGCCGAGGGATGCCGCACCTCTCCGCACGAGCGGTACCGGCTGA
- a CDS encoding DUF2309 domain-containing protein, which yields MALQYTDSQRMELRSTVNLAGEVVARLWPMRTFISRNPLQGLEHLDFDEAVDRGERLFGGSGYLSSDLYREAFRNGRIHSRHLEEVLQPLSSDQHLHFGDRRIHHLDVLTAAMAQGIQIRLDGVSQSETKDRQEDREQLERVARWLTVLASQGDLDESEARIEGTIPGPPHDETMAMWCDRTLGTEVNDRINRHMIKWCAAFCDEGEAAWPMPHRERTFFRAWKAAAPYDLGLAWQGIQASAEKIRALPDRPEDALLQSLEMLNVKPAAWQEYLSLHIAALPGWAGFIKWRSEQTAYPWQEAYRIDLIQYLAVRLFYEREFAAASCRKALGCGGDVQTVHAYAERYPHALWARRALVAGRLPKGAASEAARLRWWGQRSGAGAWEQFGRRWYGKLQLMREAERRLEEARALIRLAAVLGMDPALITETAQSELSMLLGWLRSLSPRLQALKWLEACERGHQYESLRKLTSSPAGRTDGSAGQPVRARPLAQFVFCIDVRSEVFRRHLEQRGGYETFGFAGFFGVPVIYRSLDESPDAELCPVLIKPKHVVREVPRTYQGGAAERRRSMAALAKLGQGLLHDLKHNVITPYVMVEAIGWFFAWPLLGRTLFPRWYHRMTVRAKRAIMPPVSTTMTVDKLTTDEAYEMIAAEQRMRIMRWLRVRYPAQSSALSPGALEGIRQQVLRMDEGLEGEAKALQGIVETGNLASLEDLRRECRLTARDTSARVNHLTRTGFTEKEQAYYVETALRLMGLTSNFGRLVFMCAHGSSSQNNPYESALDCGACGGSQGLPNARAFATIANRPKVRELLAQRGIAIPSDTHFIAALHDTTTDEVSVADLEDVPSTHRKELAQVLEDVAAAGDDATAERHTSLTVSVPAESAAKAARAVRQRSVDWSQVRPEWGLARNSLFIVARRELTRGTDLEGRSFLHSYEHGSDEDGKLLEFIMTAPLIVAQWINMEYYFSTVAPEIYGSGSKVYHNVTGRIGVMAGNHSDLRMGLPVQSLMAGRRPYHDPLRLTAIIEAPRERITAIIERQPLVERLVRNRWITLIALDPAERRFYRLAAGANWTLMREEADRSLEPVGVWT from the coding sequence ATGGCTCTTCAATACACCGACTCTCAACGCATGGAGCTGCGTTCCACCGTCAACTTGGCCGGCGAAGTCGTGGCACGTCTCTGGCCAATGCGGACTTTCATTTCCCGCAATCCGTTGCAGGGGCTGGAGCACCTGGACTTCGACGAGGCGGTCGACCGTGGTGAACGGCTTTTCGGCGGGTCGGGATATCTGTCCTCAGACCTCTATCGCGAAGCCTTCCGGAACGGGCGCATCCACTCGCGACATCTGGAGGAGGTTTTGCAGCCCCTCAGCTCGGATCAGCACCTTCACTTCGGGGATCGGCGGATCCACCACTTGGACGTCCTCACGGCCGCGATGGCACAAGGGATTCAGATCAGGCTGGATGGCGTTTCACAGTCTGAAACGAAGGACCGACAGGAAGATCGCGAGCAACTGGAGCGCGTCGCGCGTTGGCTGACCGTCCTGGCCTCCCAAGGCGACTTGGACGAGAGTGAAGCACGCATTGAGGGGACGATCCCCGGACCGCCCCACGATGAAACGATGGCGATGTGGTGCGATCGGACGCTCGGGACCGAGGTGAACGATCGGATCAATCGGCACATGATCAAATGGTGCGCCGCCTTCTGCGACGAAGGCGAGGCGGCCTGGCCGATGCCGCATCGCGAGCGGACATTCTTCCGGGCCTGGAAGGCAGCGGCTCCCTACGACCTGGGATTGGCCTGGCAGGGGATCCAGGCGAGCGCAGAGAAGATTCGAGCGTTGCCTGATCGCCCGGAAGACGCCCTGCTTCAATCCCTGGAGATGCTGAACGTCAAGCCCGCTGCCTGGCAGGAGTACTTGTCGTTGCACATTGCAGCTTTGCCGGGGTGGGCCGGCTTCATCAAGTGGCGGTCGGAGCAGACCGCCTATCCTTGGCAGGAAGCCTATCGCATTGACCTCATCCAGTACCTGGCTGTCCGGCTGTTCTACGAACGGGAGTTCGCGGCGGCGTCGTGTCGCAAGGCCTTGGGTTGCGGGGGCGATGTGCAAACTGTTCACGCTTATGCCGAGCGCTATCCGCACGCGCTATGGGCGAGACGGGCGCTGGTGGCCGGGCGGCTGCCGAAGGGGGCGGCTTCTGAGGCGGCGCGGCTCCGGTGGTGGGGTCAGCGATCGGGTGCCGGCGCATGGGAACAGTTCGGGCGGCGCTGGTATGGCAAGTTGCAGTTGATGCGGGAAGCGGAGCGGAGATTGGAAGAGGCCCGCGCGCTGATCCGGTTGGCCGCCGTCCTCGGTATGGACCCGGCGCTGATCACGGAGACCGCGCAGAGCGAGCTCTCCATGCTCCTGGGATGGCTCCGTTCGTTGTCGCCCCGCCTGCAGGCGCTCAAGTGGCTTGAAGCCTGTGAGCGGGGGCATCAGTACGAGAGCCTGCGCAAACTGACGTCTTCGCCGGCGGGGCGGACCGACGGCTCGGCGGGCCAGCCGGTGCGCGCGAGGCCGCTGGCGCAGTTCGTCTTCTGCATTGATGTCCGATCCGAAGTGTTCCGCCGGCACCTGGAGCAGCGCGGCGGGTATGAGACGTTCGGATTCGCCGGATTCTTCGGGGTCCCCGTGATCTACCGCTCACTGGATGAATCGCCCGATGCGGAACTCTGCCCGGTGTTGATCAAACCCAAGCACGTGGTCAGAGAGGTGCCGAGAACCTATCAAGGCGGAGCCGCAGAGCGGCGGCGATCAATGGCAGCGCTCGCGAAATTGGGCCAGGGGCTGCTGCATGATCTGAAGCACAATGTGATCACCCCCTACGTGATGGTCGAGGCGATCGGATGGTTCTTCGCCTGGCCGTTGCTCGGCCGGACGCTCTTCCCGCGTTGGTATCACCGGATGACGGTTCGGGCGAAGCGAGCGATCATGCCGCCCGTGTCAACGACCATGACCGTCGATAAGCTCACGACCGACGAGGCCTATGAAATGATCGCCGCGGAGCAGCGGATGCGCATCATGCGCTGGCTGCGCGTCCGGTATCCGGCTCAAAGCAGCGCCCTCTCGCCCGGAGCTTTGGAGGGAATCAGACAGCAGGTCCTGAGGATGGACGAAGGCCTGGAGGGTGAGGCGAAGGCGCTTCAAGGCATCGTCGAGACCGGGAACCTCGCCTCCCTCGAGGATTTGCGACGAGAGTGCCGGCTGACCGCTCGCGATACATCGGCCCGCGTGAATCACCTGACGCGCACCGGATTCACGGAAAAGGAACAGGCTTACTATGTCGAGACGGCGCTTCGTCTCATGGGCCTCACATCCAACTTCGGGCGGCTCGTGTTTATGTGCGCCCATGGCAGTAGCTCGCAGAACAATCCCTACGAGTCGGCGCTCGACTGCGGCGCTTGCGGCGGGAGTCAAGGTCTTCCCAACGCTCGTGCGTTTGCCACGATCGCCAACCGGCCCAAGGTGCGCGAGCTGTTGGCCCAACGCGGAATTGCGATTCCGTCGGACACGCATTTCATCGCCGCCCTTCACGACACCACGACCGACGAGGTAAGCGTGGCCGATCTGGAAGACGTGCCGTCCACCCACCGGAAGGAATTGGCGCAGGTGCTGGAGGATGTCGCGGCGGCGGGAGACGATGCGACGGCAGAGCGGCACACGAGCCTGACGGTCTCAGTGCCGGCGGAATCCGCCGCAAAGGCCGCGAGAGCGGTCCGCCAACGGAGCGTTGATTGGTCACAAGTGCGTCCGGAGTGGGGGCTGGCCCGTAACAGCCTCTTCATCGTCGCGAGGCGCGAGCTGACCCGAGGAACCGACCTGGAGGGGCGCTCCTTCCTGCATTCTTACGAGCACGGTTCGGACGAGGACGGCAAGCTGCTTGAATTCATCATGACGGCCCCGCTCATCGTCGCCCAATGGATCAACATGGAGTATTACTTTTCGACGGTCGCCCCCGAAATTTACGGCAGCGGCAGCAAGGTCTATCACAATGTGACTGGCCGTATCGGCGTCATGGCTGGTAACCACAGCGACCTGCGCATGGGGCTTCCGGTACAGAGCCTGATGGCCGGGCGGCGCCCGTATCATGATCCGCTGCGTCTGACCGCGATCATCGAGGCGCCACGCGAGCGGATCACGGCCATCATCGAGCGGCAGCCGCTTGTGGAGCGGTTGGTTCGGAACCGATGGATCACACTGATTGCCCTCGATCCCGCGGAGAGGCGGTTTTATCGGCTTGCCGCAGGCGCCAACTGGACGCTGATGCGCGAGGAAGCCGATCGGTCGTTGGAGCCGGTCGGCGTTTGGACCTAG
- a CDS encoding bifunctional folylpolyglutamate synthase/dihydrofolate synthase: MLTLEPRKQRPYWAIPFSSYQQVTDFLREIETARILKGQPSDGTVSLGTLARCLHELGRPDLRYRTIHVTGTNGKTTVCRMIAALLQATGMRVGVYTSPHVTHFRERMAVNGCPISEEELVDACNHVKAYMDWKGVQLGSFEFLTAAAFFAFHAAQVEYAVVEVGIGGGQDATNVIAPEVSVVTNVDYDHMDLLGETLEQIAGEKAGVIKPMTPVVCGPMADGPRRIIGSRAVELQAPVLLIGQHYEATGFARNGFGGTCSLRVGQKVWDRIALNSPADFMATNAALALAVYQVLHRRGLVRDITDSELGTLFKDMDLGACCEVFHSAPAVLVNGAQNTPAAAALTSVLRHAFEGRRMVFVLSLGSKKEYAKMIKLLAGAGAERAVFTRWPYEGSVEPEVLASLWRANTHAAAEIVEDPAAAFDRAVEAAGSFGVVVVTGSVQIAGLGRTLAEQSPRGTAKLSLR; the protein is encoded by the coding sequence ATGCTCACCTTGGAACCCCGGAAGCAGCGGCCTTACTGGGCGATTCCCTTTTCGTCCTACCAGCAGGTCACGGACTTTCTCCGCGAAATCGAGACGGCCCGCATCCTGAAGGGCCAGCCGTCCGACGGCACGGTCAGCCTGGGGACTCTCGCGCGATGCCTGCACGAGCTTGGCCGTCCGGACCTGCGGTACCGCACGATTCACGTGACCGGAACCAACGGAAAAACCACCGTCTGCCGCATGATCGCGGCCCTCCTTCAAGCCACCGGCATGAGAGTGGGAGTCTACACGAGTCCTCACGTGACGCACTTTCGCGAGCGCATGGCCGTCAACGGTTGCCCGATCAGCGAGGAGGAACTGGTGGACGCCTGCAACCATGTCAAAGCGTATATGGATTGGAAAGGGGTGCAACTCGGATCGTTCGAGTTTCTGACGGCCGCCGCATTTTTCGCATTTCATGCGGCTCAGGTGGAGTATGCCGTGGTTGAGGTGGGGATCGGCGGGGGGCAGGATGCCACCAACGTCATTGCACCGGAGGTCTCCGTCGTTACGAACGTGGACTATGATCATATGGACCTGCTCGGCGAGACGCTGGAGCAGATCGCCGGGGAGAAGGCCGGCGTGATCAAGCCGATGACTCCCGTCGTCTGCGGACCCATGGCGGACGGCCCGCGGAGGATCATCGGCTCGCGCGCGGTCGAACTGCAGGCTCCGGTGTTGCTGATCGGTCAACATTATGAGGCCACCGGCTTTGCTCGCAACGGCTTCGGCGGCACCTGCTCCCTGCGGGTCGGCCAGAAGGTCTGGGATCGGATCGCACTCAATTCCCCGGCCGATTTCATGGCGACCAACGCCGCCTTGGCCCTGGCTGTCTACCAGGTGTTGCACCGGCGCGGATTGGTTCGCGACATCACGGATTCAGAACTCGGCACTCTCTTCAAAGACATGGACCTCGGGGCCTGCTGTGAGGTGTTCCACAGCGCGCCCGCCGTGTTGGTCAACGGCGCGCAGAATACGCCGGCCGCGGCCGCGCTGACCTCCGTCCTCCGCCACGCCTTCGAAGGCCGCCGGATGGTCTTCGTGCTCTCGCTCGGCTCCAAGAAGGAGTATGCAAAAATGATCAAGTTGCTGGCCGGAGCGGGCGCCGAACGGGCCGTATTTACCCGCTGGCCGTACGAGGGCTCCGTCGAGCCGGAGGTGCTCGCCTCGTTATGGCGCGCGAACACTCACGCCGCGGCGGAGATTGTCGAGGATCCGGCCGCGGCGTTCGATCGGGCGGTTGAGGCGGCGGGTTCCTTCGGCGTCGTCGTGGTGACCGGCTCCGTCCAAATCGCCGGTCTTGGTCGGACGCTCGCCGAACAATCTCCGCGCGGTACAGCGAAACTGAGCCTGCGGTAA
- a CDS encoding isocitrate/isopropylmalate dehydrogenase family protein, translated as MAKHVVTMIPGEGTGPEICEAVRMVIDASGVDIKWEYEDIGLDCLEKHGTLLPDKTIQSIAKNKVALKGPTTTPIGTGHKSANVTLRKVFDLYANVRPVRLIPALKRPWEKLDIINFRENTEDSYAAIEHMVSDEVAQCLKVITWPGSYRIADFALKWARDNGRKKVYCVHKANIMKMTDGLFLEAFRAAAKKYPDIDTGDIIVDNCSMQLVRNPGQFDCLVLPNLYGDILTDLCAGLMGGLGFAPGANVGDNCAIFEAVHGSAPKYAGMKKVNPSAVLISGVMMLRWLNEKAAADRIEKAMYQVLDEGKTVTYDVGGTAKTDEYAQAIIDKMNAGRK; from the coding sequence ATGGCCAAGCACGTTGTGACGATGATCCCCGGAGAAGGCACCGGACCGGAGATTTGCGAGGCGGTGCGGATGGTGATCGACGCGAGCGGCGTCGACATCAAGTGGGAATATGAAGATATCGGTCTCGACTGTCTCGAAAAGCACGGCACGTTGTTGCCGGACAAAACCATTCAAAGCATCGCCAAAAACAAGGTGGCCCTCAAAGGCCCCACGACGACGCCGATCGGCACGGGACACAAGAGCGCGAACGTCACGTTGCGCAAGGTTTTCGATCTGTATGCGAACGTGCGGCCGGTGCGGTTGATCCCCGCGCTGAAGCGGCCTTGGGAGAAGCTGGACATCATCAACTTCCGGGAGAACACCGAGGACTCCTACGCCGCCATCGAACACATGGTGTCGGACGAAGTCGCGCAGTGTCTGAAAGTCATCACCTGGCCCGGCTCCTACCGCATCGCCGATTTCGCGTTGAAGTGGGCGAGGGACAACGGCCGTAAAAAGGTCTATTGCGTGCACAAAGCCAATATCATGAAGATGACGGACGGCCTGTTCCTCGAAGCCTTCCGTGCGGCAGCCAAGAAGTATCCGGACATCGACACCGGCGACATTATCGTGGACAACTGCTCGATGCAGCTCGTGCGCAATCCCGGCCAGTTCGACTGTCTGGTCCTGCCGAACCTGTACGGCGACATCTTGACGGACCTCTGCGCCGGCCTAATGGGCGGCCTCGGGTTCGCGCCGGGCGCGAATGTTGGCGACAATTGCGCCATCTTCGAGGCCGTGCACGGTTCGGCGCCGAAATACGCCGGCATGAAGAAGGTCAATCCCTCCGCGGTGTTGATCTCCGGCGTCATGATGCTCCGTTGGCTCAACGAAAAGGCGGCGGCCGATCGGATCGAGAAGGCGATGTATCAAGTGCTGGACGAGGGGAAGACGGTGACCTACGACGTGGGCGGAACCGCCAAGACTGACGAATATGCCCAGGCGATCATCGACAAGATGAATGCCGGACGGAAATAA
- a CDS encoding isocitrate dehydrogenase: MPTFTQEAIATKKKKRIDLVGVDLYIITDQGIPKFTDGEFGPFKCEFISNRGTKVWPGFVSPDLLMVNWYRCRFMATREVQDREVNEFLDTLTRKGWWWSAAQKLWNYDGEAGFSKAY; encoded by the coding sequence ATGCCGACGTTTACCCAAGAAGCGATTGCAACGAAGAAAAAGAAGAGGATCGACCTGGTCGGGGTGGACCTTTACATCATCACCGATCAGGGCATTCCGAAATTCACCGACGGGGAGTTCGGTCCTTTCAAGTGCGAATTCATCTCGAACCGCGGCACGAAAGTGTGGCCGGGATTCGTCAGCCCCGATCTGTTGATGGTGAACTGGTATCGCTGTCGGTTCATGGCGACACGAGAGGTGCAGGACCGCGAGGTCAACGAGTTTCTGGATACGCTGACCCGGAAGGGGTGGTGGTGGTCCGCCGCCCAGAAGCTGTGGAATTACGATGGTGAGGCCGGGTTCAGCAAAGCCTATTGA
- a CDS encoding Na-translocating system protein MpsC family protein gives MNPNDGPGPTRDGTGEPGAVSLDEFIVDRFLTAVQDKHRKAHRHPAHAHERPESRPTRNKADIEYAVMLAILDFYTEWMQAACSHVHVQLSEDVITVTVTRARLAPAEQRLAQSQDGRVLLQQVHDEVFKACQDELRRRLERVVKASVKETVASLDAATGRSEITITLGEPAANPASGLSQPSG, from the coding sequence ATGAATCCCAATGATGGGCCTGGCCCGACACGAGATGGAACAGGGGAGCCCGGAGCGGTGTCGTTGGACGAGTTCATCGTGGATCGTTTCCTGACCGCAGTGCAGGACAAGCATCGCAAGGCCCATCGACATCCCGCCCACGCCCATGAGCGGCCTGAGTCGCGCCCGACTCGCAACAAGGCCGATATCGAATATGCGGTCATGTTGGCCATTCTGGATTTTTACACGGAGTGGATGCAGGCCGCTTGCTCCCATGTCCATGTCCAGTTGTCTGAGGACGTGATCACGGTAACGGTGACCAGGGCCAGGCTGGCGCCGGCCGAGCAGCGGCTGGCGCAATCGCAGGACGGGAGGGTTCTCCTGCAACAGGTTCACGACGAGGTCTTCAAGGCCTGTCAGGATGAGTTGCGAAGGCGGCTCGAACGCGTCGTCAAGGCAAGCGTCAAGGAAACCGTCGCTTCGCTCGACGCCGCCACCGGCCGAAGCGAGATCACGATCACGCTCGGAGAGCCAGCCGCGAACCCCGCCTCAGGCCTCAGTCAGCCATCCGGCTGA
- a CDS encoding NADH-quinone oxidoreductase subunit B family protein has product MFRILKKSLKTGVVTGEHPPAEASPKPASPETKAKAAPFRRSLAIREVDTGSCNACEMEMNALMNPVYDAERFGIHIVASPRHADALVVTGPVTVNMAKPLKDVYTQTPDPKIVIALGDCAINCGIFAGSYAVTGPVDRHIPVDVRIAGCPPKPAEILASLTRLREKGGPGQPDG; this is encoded by the coding sequence ATGTTCCGCATCCTCAAGAAGAGTCTCAAGACCGGGGTCGTGACCGGCGAACATCCTCCTGCCGAAGCTTCCCCCAAACCAGCGAGCCCGGAAACGAAAGCCAAGGCGGCCCCGTTTCGCCGGTCGCTTGCAATTCGCGAGGTGGACACCGGCTCCTGCAACGCCTGTGAGATGGAGATGAACGCGCTGATGAATCCGGTTTACGACGCAGAGCGATTCGGCATCCATATTGTGGCCTCGCCGCGCCATGCCGACGCGCTGGTCGTCACAGGGCCCGTGACCGTGAACATGGCGAAACCGCTCAAGGATGTGTACACACAGACTCCCGATCCCAAGATCGTGATTGCGCTGGGCGACTGTGCCATCAATTGCGGGATTTTCGCCGGAAGTTACGCCGTGACCGGCCCGGTGGATCGTCATATCCCCGTCGATGTCCGGATCGCCGGCTGTCCGCCAAAGCCGGCCGAGATCCTGGCAAGCCTGACGAGGCTGAGAGAAAAGGGCGGGCCTGGTCAGCCGGATGGCTGA